One stretch of Streptomyces agglomeratus DNA includes these proteins:
- a CDS encoding aldo/keto reductase: MSKAPSLTLNNGVEMPQLGFGVWQVPDDEAEKAVGTAIRAGYRSIDTAAIYENETGTGKAIAASGVARDELFVTTKLWNSEQGFDSTLRAFDASLAKLGLDYVDLYLIHWPLPSKDAYLDTYRAFEKIYADGRARAIGVSNFLPEHLERLIGETSVVPAVNQIELHPQLQQARSRAFHAEHGIATEAWSPLGQGKGLLEVPTVVAVARKHGKTPAQAVLRWHLQTGNVVIPKSVTPSRIEENLDVFDFELDADDLAAFAALDEGKRLGPDPATFDFGA, encoded by the coding sequence GTGAGCAAGGCCCCCTCCCTCACCCTGAACAACGGCGTCGAGATGCCCCAGCTCGGCTTCGGCGTCTGGCAGGTGCCTGATGACGAGGCCGAGAAGGCCGTCGGAACGGCCATCCGGGCCGGGTACCGGTCCATCGACACGGCCGCGATCTACGAGAACGAGACCGGCACCGGAAAGGCCATCGCCGCCTCCGGTGTCGCTCGCGACGAGCTGTTCGTCACGACGAAGCTCTGGAATTCCGAGCAGGGGTTCGACTCCACGCTGCGCGCCTTCGACGCGTCGCTGGCGAAGCTCGGCCTGGACTACGTCGACCTGTACCTGATCCACTGGCCGCTGCCGTCCAAGGACGCGTACCTGGACACGTACCGGGCCTTCGAGAAGATCTACGCCGACGGCCGCGCCAGGGCGATCGGCGTCTCCAACTTCCTGCCCGAGCACCTGGAGCGCCTGATCGGCGAGACGTCGGTCGTCCCGGCCGTCAACCAGATCGAGCTCCACCCGCAGCTCCAGCAGGCGCGGTCCCGCGCCTTCCACGCCGAGCACGGCATCGCGACCGAGGCGTGGTCGCCGCTGGGCCAGGGCAAGGGGCTGCTGGAGGTGCCGACGGTCGTGGCGGTCGCGCGCAAGCACGGCAAGACGCCGGCTCAGGCGGTGCTGCGCTGGCACCTCCAGACCGGCAATGTCGTGATTCCGAAGTCCGTGACGCCGTCCCGGATCGAGGAGAACCTGGACGTGTTCGACTTCGAGCTGGACGCCGACGACCTGGCGGCCTTCGCCGCGCTCGACGAGGGCAAGCGCCTGGGCCCGGACCCGGCCACTTTCGACTTCGGCGCCTGA
- a CDS encoding AraC family transcriptional regulator gives MDVLTGLLDGPRARGAFLLRAVLNPPWAVRIEDRAPLSLMCASRGNAWVLPDGGEPVLLRPGDVAIARGPDPYTCADDPASPPRALIGPGGVCRTLQGEPLAETMHLGVRTWGDSTDGASAMLIGTYRMAGEVSGRLLDALPPLVHLPAELWNCPLLPALEDEISRDEPGQSVMLDRMLDLLLIAALRSWFSRPEAAAPAWYLAMGDPVAGRALRLMQNDPAHPWTVAELAAKAGVSRAGLARRFTDLVGEPPMTYLTGWRLALAADLLRETDATVGAVARQVGYSGSFAFSAAFKRVRGVSPQEYRRGAVLPEQQEGSPQERSGEKVDA, from the coding sequence ATGGACGTACTCACGGGACTGCTCGACGGGCCGCGCGCCCGGGGCGCCTTCCTCCTCCGGGCCGTACTGAACCCGCCCTGGGCGGTGCGGATCGAGGACCGGGCGCCGCTCTCGCTCATGTGCGCGAGCCGCGGCAACGCCTGGGTGCTGCCCGACGGCGGCGAGCCGGTGCTCCTGCGCCCCGGTGACGTGGCGATCGCGCGCGGCCCGGACCCGTACACCTGCGCCGACGACCCGGCCAGCCCGCCGCGCGCCCTCATCGGGCCCGGCGGGGTGTGCCGCACGCTTCAGGGCGAGCCACTGGCCGAGACGATGCATCTCGGTGTACGGACATGGGGCGACAGCACGGACGGCGCGTCGGCGATGCTCATCGGCACGTACCGGATGGCGGGGGAAGTCAGCGGACGGCTGCTCGACGCGCTGCCGCCGCTCGTGCATCTGCCCGCCGAACTGTGGAACTGTCCGCTGCTGCCGGCCCTGGAGGACGAGATCAGCCGGGACGAACCGGGCCAGAGCGTCATGCTGGACCGGATGCTCGACCTGCTGCTGATCGCGGCACTGCGGTCGTGGTTCTCGCGCCCCGAAGCGGCGGCCCCCGCCTGGTACCTGGCCATGGGGGACCCGGTGGCCGGCCGGGCCCTGCGGCTGATGCAGAACGACCCCGCCCACCCCTGGACCGTCGCGGAGCTCGCCGCCAAGGCCGGCGTCTCGCGCGCCGGACTGGCCCGCCGCTTCACCGACCTGGTGGGGGAGCCGCCGATGACGTACCTCACCGGGTGGCGGCTCGCGCTCGCCGCGGACCTGCTGCGGGAGACGGACGCGACGGTGGGCGCGGTGGCGCGCCAGGTCGGTTACAGCGGGTCCTTCGCGTTCAGCGCGGCCTTCAAGCGGGTGCGCGGGGTCAGTCCGCAGGAGTACCGCAGGGGCGCCGTTTTGCCGGAACAGCAAGAAGGTTCGCCGCAGGAGCGGTCCGGCGAGAAGGTGGACGCATGA
- a CDS encoding 4a-hydroxytetrahydrobiopterin dehydratase, producing MATEPLSQKEIEDRLRELPGWSLDDSRIARTYRLGTHFAAAALAVHVAAIQDELDHHSDLTLGYNTVALTVNTHSAGGAVTDLDFELARRVEEIAPAHGAS from the coding sequence ATGGCCACTGAGCCGCTGTCGCAGAAGGAGATCGAGGACCGTCTGCGCGAACTTCCCGGCTGGTCGCTGGACGACAGCCGGATCGCCCGCACCTACCGGCTCGGCACGCATTTCGCGGCCGCCGCGCTGGCCGTCCACGTGGCGGCGATCCAGGATGAGCTGGACCACCACTCCGACCTGACGCTCGGTTACAACACGGTGGCCCTGACCGTGAACACGCACAGCGCGGGAGGAGCCGTCACCGATCTCGACTTCGAGCTGGCGCGCCGCGTCGAGGAGATCGCTCCGGCCCACGGGGCGAGCTGA
- a CDS encoding methyltransferase domain-containing protein, protein MTRSHSTHDTQGHDHTHEHSHDHGHHGADFDWEALATHLEHEAEVNRPVYEQAAAWIAQTRGERVVRRVLDIGSGPGLITCMLAEAFPDAEVVAVDSTPALLDRARARAERSGLGERVRTLVAEVPGELGSLGEADLVWAANSLHHVGDQRAALTGFAGLLRPGGTVALFEGGLSPRHLPRDIGIGRPGLEARLEVAWSERFTQMREELPGSKPEVEDWRALLTAAGLTPDGSRSFLLDLPAPLPDAARELVVETFARQREVFADRLTAQDVATLDRLLDARDAAGLAQRPDVFMLRARTLHIAHRA, encoded by the coding sequence ATGACGCGAAGCCACAGCACCCACGACACGCAGGGCCACGACCACACTCACGAGCACAGCCACGACCACGGCCATCACGGCGCGGATTTCGACTGGGAGGCGCTCGCCACGCACCTGGAGCACGAGGCGGAGGTGAACCGTCCCGTGTACGAGCAGGCCGCGGCCTGGATCGCGCAGACCCGGGGGGAGCGGGTCGTACGCCGCGTGCTGGACATCGGCAGCGGCCCCGGGCTCATCACGTGCATGCTCGCCGAGGCGTTCCCGGACGCGGAGGTGGTGGCCGTCGACAGCACGCCGGCGCTGCTCGACCGCGCCCGGGCGCGGGCGGAGCGGTCCGGACTGGGCGAGAGGGTACGTACCCTCGTCGCCGAAGTGCCCGGCGAACTGGGCTCGTTGGGGGAGGCCGACCTGGTCTGGGCGGCCAACTCGCTGCACCACGTCGGCGACCAGCGGGCCGCACTGACCGGTTTCGCCGGGCTGCTGCGCCCCGGCGGGACGGTGGCGCTGTTCGAGGGCGGGCTGTCGCCGCGCCATCTGCCCCGCGACATCGGGATCGGCAGGCCGGGCCTGGAGGCGCGGCTGGAGGTCGCGTGGAGCGAGAGGTTCACGCAGATGCGGGAGGAGCTGCCCGGCAGCAAGCCGGAGGTCGAGGACTGGAGGGCGCTGCTGACCGCCGCCGGTCTGACCCCGGACGGCAGCCGTTCCTTCCTGCTCGACCTGCCGGCGCCGCTGCCGGACGCGGCGCGCGAGCTGGTCGTCGAGACCTTCGCGCGGCAGCGGGAGGTGTTCGCCGACCGGCTGACGGCGCAGGACGTGGCGACGCTGGACCGGCTGCTGGACGCGCGGGACGCGGCCGGCCTGGCGCAGCGCCCCGACGTGTTCATGCTGCGGGCGCGCACGCTGCACATCGCGCACCGGGCCTGA
- a CDS encoding RICIN domain-containing protein, translated as MSREPGRPRPVEEGTYRLRNVGSGLLLEVYGGHTGSGANVQQGKDTGAPAQQWQVSAVHSGGALYHLVNAASGKRLDVAGASTENGANVQQWKANNFGAQEWLIEQHLDAPGTVTLISYVSGLLLEVAEGSMDDGANVRQWEDTDSPGQWWQLEPVTTP; from the coding sequence ATGAGCCGCGAACCCGGCAGACCGCGACCCGTCGAGGAAGGCACGTACCGGCTGCGCAATGTCGGCAGCGGCCTGCTGCTCGAGGTGTACGGCGGCCACACGGGCAGCGGCGCCAACGTCCAGCAGGGCAAGGACACCGGCGCCCCGGCGCAGCAGTGGCAGGTGTCGGCGGTGCACAGCGGCGGCGCCCTCTACCACCTCGTGAACGCCGCCAGCGGCAAGCGGCTCGACGTGGCCGGCGCCTCCACGGAGAACGGCGCCAACGTCCAGCAGTGGAAGGCCAACAACTTCGGCGCCCAGGAGTGGCTCATCGAGCAGCACCTGGACGCGCCGGGCACGGTCACCCTCATCAGTTACGTCAGCGGGCTGCTGCTGGAGGTCGCCGAGGGCAGCATGGACGACGGCGCCAATGTGCGGCAGTGGGAGGACACCGACTCCCCCGGCCAGTGGTGGCAGCTGGAGCCGGTGACCACCCCGTAG
- a CDS encoding NmrA family NAD(P)-binding protein, which yields MTENKKRQTVLVTSGTGKTGRRVVERLTALGVTVRAGSRKGGGEARFDWEDESTWGPALRGADAAYVAYYPDLAAPGAVEAVRAFGRIASENGVRRLVLLSGRGEPEAVAAEEALRASGGELTVVRAAFFAQNFSEGVMAEGVVAGEVAFPAGETAEPWVHTDDLADVVVTVLTQDGHAGVVHELTGPRLLTFAEVAAELSKAAGREVRYVPVSGPQYAGLLQRYGMPAPEAEWLAGLFTALLDGHNASVTDGVERVLGRAPRDFTDFAREAARAGAWDGRGAPVA from the coding sequence ATGACGGAAAACAAGAAGCGGCAAACGGTGTTGGTGACGAGCGGCACGGGGAAGACGGGCCGCCGGGTCGTCGAGCGGCTCACCGCTCTCGGCGTGACGGTGAGGGCGGGCTCGCGCAAGGGTGGGGGTGAGGCGCGGTTCGACTGGGAGGACGAGTCGACCTGGGGTCCGGCTCTGCGCGGCGCCGACGCCGCCTATGTGGCGTACTACCCGGATCTGGCGGCGCCCGGCGCGGTCGAGGCGGTGCGGGCCTTCGGGCGGATCGCGAGCGAGAACGGGGTGCGGCGACTGGTGCTGCTGTCCGGGCGCGGCGAGCCCGAAGCGGTGGCCGCGGAGGAGGCGCTGCGCGCGTCGGGCGGCGAACTGACCGTCGTACGGGCCGCGTTCTTCGCGCAGAACTTCAGCGAGGGTGTCATGGCGGAGGGCGTCGTCGCCGGGGAAGTGGCTTTCCCGGCGGGTGAGACGGCGGAGCCGTGGGTGCACACCGACGACCTGGCCGATGTCGTGGTCACCGTGCTCACCCAGGACGGCCACGCCGGTGTGGTGCACGAGCTGACGGGGCCGCGGCTGCTGACCTTCGCCGAGGTGGCGGCCGAGCTCTCGAAGGCGGCGGGCCGCGAGGTGCGGTACGTCCCGGTGTCGGGTCCGCAGTACGCCGGGCTCCTTCAGCGGTACGGGATGCCCGCGCCGGAGGCCGAGTGGCTCGCCGGGCTGTTCACGGCGCTGCTCGACGGCCACAACGCGTCGGTGACGGACGGGGTCGAGCGGGTCCTGGGCCGCGCGCCCAGGGACTTCACCGACTTCGCACGGGAGGCGGCGCGGGCCGGCGCGTGGGACGGCCGGGGCGCCCCGGTGGCGTGA